From the Telopea speciosissima isolate NSW1024214 ecotype Mountain lineage chromosome 9, Tspe_v1, whole genome shotgun sequence genome, the window TAAGGAACCGAAACCGGACCGACCTGTTATTAAATGGGTCAGATCCTAGTTTTGGGATCGTTTAGTATGTTGGATGTGTTTAACAAATCCATTAATGAAATGTTTATTTGTGTTTATGATTGCATGACATTAATTATTTGTGGTTTGCCATAGGTCTCCACCTAATATTTGTTCATGGCTAAGGATGGACTTGGGCATTCCATTCATATAATCGTCATATTGTGTGCCCTCAGGAATGTTGATTTCGAGACACAAGTGTGAATGTACATATTGTGTGTACATTGGACTTGATCATATGAGAATTTGAATGGATCACTGTCAGTTTTTTTAAGGACAATGATTCTCATTAGTGGCTTTAGATTTGTCCCTAGACTTGAGAGGTCCTTATTGTTGCAGCTAGGCATTATGGGTATTGGTGTACTAATGGTTGGAGTCTCcttgactatatatcggtgtgAATGCGATGGATTCATAGTGTTTGATTGATTGACGAAAGAGATTCTCAACAAGGAATCCACTTACCCACGGGGAGAATATCTGGGAATGATTGGATGAAAATCAGGATTGTCTTAGACATGAGAGATCCTTATCATTGCACCTAGGCATTATGGGTTTTGGtgtaccaatggttgatgtctccttgtgatgtagtcctagattggtagataatacaactaggagccagtaatcaggatctgctatgaactggTAAATCGGGTAGGCCAAAATTGGGATTTTGGtcaatttagggttagggtttagtggaaCCTAgagtttgatggtagggttaggctaagttgatgtaggggagtctattagtgaaggttacgttaagttttaatgggGAAAGTGTGCTGAAATTGAATTGcagcaatttagggtttttggaaagagaataatgatggaatctagggtttagggttgtcTGTTGGGGTTATAACCAAGATCGAGTTTCCCACTAGGTGTGAGGGagattcggtccaagtttggGTGGATTTTGATGGCCTGATGTAAAGTTATGATGAAAtcacagaattagaaagtagaagaatgaaaatagaaacttagggtttcaGACTAACCAGTCACCAATTGAATATCAGATCTggaatgagaagagaagataatgcTTGCAGGCTGTGCTCCAAACCCAGATTTAATAACTTGAAGTAGAATTCAGAAGATGCAGCAGCAGGAACTTGAAGAACAGGCAGATCGAGTTCTCCAATGAAgcaaatcaaatttcaaacacTGCTGTGGActgattcttcttcaaacagAATTCGAGTAGCCTTCTTGGAGAACTGAAACAATCACCAGCTTTGTTGAAGATGTTCTTGAACCTTTGCAGAGAGATTCCAGTAATAAGATTGAGTCTTCAAGAGATCGGCTGGGCAGAAAATAGAAGCTCGTTGTGGAACTGATAGAGTGCGGGATGGGAATAGGACAGATATCTCAGGATTCTTCCATGCTATAAGCAAACTTTGTATGCATTCAATCGTGGGCTCAACTGAGCAATTACAACTATATTTATAGCCACAATGGCTGGACatagaaactaaaatcaaactTAAACTAGGACTCAAAAGTAGAACTAGGATTCAAAGCTATCTatcccaattaggattacaactccaAATAGAACTCAAGTAAAAGACTGAATAAACTCTAAACCTAATCTCACGATttagtgctggtgtaggggaaTCACTACACCTACACTGCTGCCGGTGTAGGggagaatccctacacctgtggCTGGGTTTAGACAGCCGATTTACATCACCCTGACCCACTTCCCCGCAGgaagaatatgagagagagagagagagagagaccgttCCCCGTAGGAAGAATATGAATAGAATTCCATAGACCTGGGTGGTGACAGATATGTGGGGAGGGGAAGGAGAACTGATGTAACAACAATGAAAatgcaaaaggaaaagaagaagttcgaagcttcttctctcttctcttggtCATTCTCTTGTACAACCgacttaaacaaaaaatgaaataaaaaaacaaggatTCTTGACCAAAATTTTAAATGCAAGGTATTCTGAGTGAACTTTTATGTTGAATGAACTTGAAAGAGATAGGGtctctgtttctgtttttgCTTTTTCAGTTGTCATATGTTGTGGCAGTGACTCAACTCTTGCTGTTTACTTTTCATGATTTTTGGCGAGCCTTATTGTTATTATCTGCATTTACCATTAATTGTTAATGTTATTCTTGATTTGTAGGAAAAATGGATGAATTCTATAGGCTATTAATTTGTAGGAGAAAATGAATTGTTCTTCaagctttttttgttttaatttcttatcaTGAACAATTATTAGGATTAGGCAAGAGAAAGTTAACGAATCAGTTCACCTCACTGAAAGTACTTAAAAGAGGTCTGTCTGATATGGACTTATTTTTGTTATCTTTACCTTCTCCTGTGGTGTAAAGTACTTCTATACTGTGTTTTTACAAGTATTTCTGATGGTTTTAGAGTTATACTGCATAGAAAAAATCAGTACCCCCATGAAGAGTTGTTGCAGTCCATTAAATATTCTCAGGTTTGTATTATGAAATCTTCAATACCGACCTAATGCATAATCAAACTTTATACTCTCCTGTACTAGTCTACCTCATCAACTCTCCTATACTTATCTGTGGAAATATTCCACCTCCATCACCCCCTTATTTACCTGTCAGGAGAAAATATCATTGTCTGTCCACCCATCCTGCCGATTTGACCAGAAAATGCACAGATGGCAAATGGTGATGTACTTCAGAAATACTTTTCTCCTATTGTCTCCATTTTCCAATTGTTGAGTGGATCCAAAAACTGATTGTTACTTACCAAGGTTTGCATGGGGTTGGGGGGTATGCTACACAATCTCTATTCTCTGTACTCTATCATTTAGTCATTGTGTACTTTACGACTGTAAACTCCTTGTAACTAATTTAAAGCGTATTACGTATGCTTGCGAAGGAATGGAAAGGAGTCTTGATTGATGGGGTAGGCTTTCTCACTTAAGCAAAACGCCAGGCTTTTTCCGTAAAGCCAAAGTGCTTCCTATATTATCTCTCGTATCTCTTCTTATCTTCCTTATCCGATTTTCTCTCTTCCGCTTCTTCAATATTTCCCTTatattttctcctttctcttatcCTCATCCGCCAACTCTACAAGGCTAATTCTTCTCAATCTCCAACTGCACCCTTGCACGTATCACTGATACTGGCTGCTACATTAATATTTGTTATTAACTGCATGTAGTCAGcacctcccctcccccaaccaAAAAATTCCATATCAACAATGCAGAACATGTAGTTGTTTTGTACTAGTAAATGAGTTTATCCCACCTTCATTACCCGCCTAATTTGTATATCTGGGAAAAAGGTGGTTGTTTCTGTCCTATCCTCAAACACATGGCAAAGGGTAGTAACTTCCTTGAAATACTTTCTCCTAATGTCTCCACTTTTCAATTGTTGAAGGGACCCAACAAGTGATAGTGGCTGTTACCCAAGTATTTATTAGTTATTACATTGAGTCAATGCAGAACAAGGGAACCCTGCATTTCTGAGAGGCTCTCTAGGAAATAGGAATCTTGATAAAAATGAATGCATGCTTCCCCAAGTTGAGAAACTGGAAACACTTCTCTCATGATTTTTTACTGCGGTTTCAGAAAGTGGAACTTGTACTTCAATGAATGGTGTAATTTTATGGTAAAAGTTTATAACGATGCCTCataatttatttccattttgcGGTAAAAATGGCTCTGATCCCTCTGAAATGCCCTGTGCTTCTTAGTTGAGTGCATGCAATACCCATATAATTTCCTTATACCCTGATGAAGGGTTCTACTCTGGCAGAAAGCTGGCTGCACATGCTGCCCAACAGaagcaagaggaggaggaagaagaagagaagttaaTGCTGCAGAAGGCTAGAGAGCTTGATGCCTTTGATCAGCAAAATCATGGTGCAGTGCCTCAATACAATGACAGGAATTATACCAGGGACAAGAATGGTTTCCATGGGGCTAACAGTGTGAAGGTCACATCATATGAAGAGGAAGCCCTTCGCAACATGAAAGCATTTTGGCTGCCTTCTGCAACACCGGAAGCTCCGGTCAAAGTGGAGGCCCCCTCCACTGATACTGTCTGTCCAGAAGGCAAGGAGAAGCTCAGGCTTAAAACCCTATTCCCCATCCACTTCACAGAGGAGAGTGGTGAGGAGAAGAATTACAATCCTCTGGACCGGAGCTTCATTTGTCCTAGCTGCAAGGTTACTCTGACCAACACACTGACACTCGTGGCCCTCAATACATGTGGGCATATCTTCTGCAAGAAGTGTGCGGATAGGTTTATGGCTGTTGATAAGGTCTGTTTGGTATGCAACAGAGGGTGCAAAGAGAAGAATCTAGTGTGCCTGGAGAAAGGAGGTACTGGGTTTTCTGGCCATGGGGATCGGTTGGAGGCAACAGATTTTAAGCATTTGGGTAGTGGTTCGGGCTTGGGACTGGTGAGACCTGCTGCGAAGACTTGAAtcatgcaaaagaaaaaaaagatgatcCCGTGAAAAGATATTTGCATTGATGACATTTCGTTGTAACTTAAAATCTCCTGCTAATTACTCCTTTCATTTCTCTGTTGTGTGCAAGGTTGTACTATCGCAATGGGGTACAGTTAATGAGAGTATTTTTACCAAATGACATTCTCATATAGGATGGTTAATTAAGAAGTTgttaactttattttttattacttgttcttattctcaaaagttatttaacgCAATGGTAATCTCATCATTTCACATTGGCAAAAACAACTATAGTTTTCAAAAATGTTCTAATGATGAGTCACTTTCAAGTTGTTTTGGAAAACCTTTTCTACTCATGACTAAAATTACTTTTGAGAGTAAGACaaggcaaaaaaataattacTTTAGTTTTGTATATATATCTCTACTTTTGGTGGTGTTTTCGATGCTCTCTCATAAGGCAtcgtgagatgatgcctctaccTCTTGAGTAGAATTTAAATTCGACAAATCCCTCCCTCGACTCTATGGAACCTTACTCTCATCAGCTCTACGGAACCTTATTCTCATTTCTGGTTCTCTGATTCAAACAATTAGATGATTTCCCTCCTTATGCACTTATCCGACTAGGTCGGTTGGTGCAACAATTCCATGAGGGTGGTCGGATGTAGAAGAAGATATGGGAGGTGCTGCGCCAATGGATGCGCATCGATACAAATCCCAAACTCGTTGTCCTGGAGAATAAGAGGTGGAAAGTCAAGTATCTAATTCGAATAGTAAGGATTTCTTTCCCTGGGCAACTATCCTTATCTTCAAAAGAAGCAGGATCTCTGGGCGCACCCTTCACAGTTCGTTCGAAGAGATAAATTACTTTagttttgtatatatatatctctacTTTTGGTGTTGTTTCCGACGCTCTCTCATAAGGCAtcgtgagatgatgcctctaccTCTTGAGTAGATACCCGGCCACctaggcgtgctcacccattggtcaagacgcttgtgtagagactatgcgaccaagtagagatctcttgtcatatatatatatatatatatatatatatatatattttgatatattgttaagataggggtataaaagggttttcaaaaataatttgaaagtgatgtATTATTATGTCTATCATAAAATTGGAATGGTATGTACATTTTTTCGAggacacatgtgaaatgacactattgccctcatttgaaaaaaatgttctattaaaaggacaaaaaaaaaagttaagatTACACATATACAGGCAAAAGTTTATTTGCTTGGGCTACATGGTTTGGATGTGCACTTGGCATTGTTATTCCACCTGGAGATGATCCTTCCTTGCATCAGTTGATTCGTCAATGAGATTCATTTTCTCCATCATATGATACGAAGATAAGGAGATGGATGATTTCTCAttgtacttttattttttggaatttaTGGGAAACAAGGAATGATGTGGTGTTTGGGCGTTGAACTTGGACTCTAGTGGAAGTAATTCATATGTCCCTTTTCGGCTTTCAATGAGCTCTCAAATGCTCAACCATCTATTTCTATCCAAGCGGATTCATCAATTTTCTCCAATGTTGTATCATCCTGGACCACTCTTCCTCTTGGTGAGGTGAAGATCACTTGTGATGCCAGTCTACAACCAAACTCAACAGTCGGTGGTCTTGGTATCATATGTCATGACTGTCATGAGAAACCTCTTCATGTTGTGTCCATTCCCATGGCTttcaatgattttgtagataATTGGCCATAAGAGCATCACTATTGGAGGCTATTTCGAAGGGTTTTGTTCGTGTACAATTGGAGTCTGGCAACAAGAGCATCA encodes:
- the LOC122640945 gene encoding E3 ubiquitin-protein ligase CSU1, with the translated sequence MPQRHSKNNNDLAFFTYDEKRKLGYGTQKERLGRDSIKPFDACGLCLKPLIDPLCCQKGHVFCKECILECMLAQKKDIQRKLAAHAAQQKQEEEEEEEKLMLQKARELDAFDQQNHGAVPQYNDRNYTRDKNGFHGANSVKVTSYEEEALRNMKAFWLPSATPEAPVKVEAPSTDTVCPEGKEKLRLKTLFPIHFTEESGEEKNYNPLDRSFICPSCKVTLTNTLTLVALNTCGHIFCKKCADRFMAVDKVCLVCNRGCKEKNLVCLEKGGTGFSGHGDRLEATDFKHLGSGSGLGLVRPAAKT